In Syngnathus acus chromosome 21, fSynAcu1.2, whole genome shotgun sequence, one genomic interval encodes:
- the myo16 gene encoding unconventional myosin-XVI isoform X2, whose protein sequence is MTSQRRGGGECEIDLVAERKGGGCRWGSGSRAGRRIFLPPWFSAGWTFPRCFQLCNAFRQNMEIDQCLLESLPIGQRQRLVKRMRCDQIRAYYEREKSLQQRQQGGIKVRALPTAQRKKQQVRFSLADILQDAIIRHDDKEVLRLLKEGADPNAPISSGGSLLHLCARHDNVLAAEVLIERGLNVNLQDEDLWTALHVACVCDHADMVLLFLLAGVNSLLQDVDGNVPLDYAPEGTESRYILQKHLEENGVDVSSMRTMRTQRPNTMLSDIRQLVAAGADLNQPNDDGVTLLHIASASGYRDVVAVLLENGADPHPVAHNFWTPLHLAAKYGQTSIVSQLLRHGANPTLLNCNQDKPSGVAASEHIADLLLSGEACWLQRLKDPSTPLLSTDQHYDGGSHDLKAPVKNLNPLGIPISKRDSMLEKWAMFREAGGALSRQPSLDNILDGPFSSGTTKLEQVKLMPPAPNDDLASLSELTDRSLLYEMQKRFGNDQIYTYIGHILLLVNPNKELPIYSTLVSQLYLSSTGRLCSSLPPHIFSSTERAYHMMLQERRPQCFILSGESGSGKTEACKHIVRHLTARSSPKGFALESRMKHVNCILEALGHARTEKNNNSSRFIKLLTIQYCEKRRTLLRARVYTYMLEKSRVVQCPLHQHNFNIFYLMAEGLSPEEKSPLYLSNILAHKYLSGGLPRGSPPVAPASPESRERLAALKQAFQAVGFNKQEVDSVFMLLSAVLHIGDLRFTALTDANSAFPSDLQLLERVAGMLQVSCSDLSSALTSDVQYFKGDVITRRHTVEMAQQYRDQLAKAIYGRLFSYLVNCINDYLQGHDDSVCDPAFEIAILDVFGFEEFQRNRYEQLCVNMTNERLRRYVSEVLFQQEQAECLQEGIAMETSPSPSNRPSTLDFFLQKPQGLLSVLDEESQSLWPTEQNLYKRLSGQLESNPTHGLSFTTKDGNGNPPPKDQGPTFTVRHYTGQIAYDLTGSLIKNKDSLPQNILFTMKSSESVLLRQLFLAKLTQTGSLVPATRGRVGLRGSKASLLINSTPPPPPPNLASTPPQPHRRYHDLTKILKKKGSSSFLQRLERCGPFTVAVQLRNSLSEVINKLQASTAHFVECLRPNASGQADTFDSSHVSAQLRHVAVLDMVRSIRYGYPVRLSFPGFLSRYKDLVVPTLGDKRKLSAEEKCRCVLQQTKLQGWQMGSSKVFLKYWQADQLNDRCYQLHKKIITCQKVVRGWLVRRRVRRRLSSRHKDEGSVRRFLQGAEDMGLRTYDYLVIQNASDIARESDRLRCHGNSGLILATALGSSPPLGERPDPVGKEEEQPVKRVMEKVGKVHEGAGNGGSRVIRHFRSSSVPLPLAMENTTHSTSGPAVKPALQQVAHTNMDNIGCCATSSPRKQPPPKPKRDPNTRLSASYEVVSAGLVMAVKESPTPEGYASPAGSPPKSQLSPTDPAGSKPRPHSDDYTTMRKVPPPKPKRSPNTKLTGSYEEINAVAPLLHQLRPADVKTALLSRTSGMMQKAASLDAPQGFALSPYQVQDEEDIYIEMLGSHPRARSLQEPPDSPEEADSEAVYEEMTFFPPDDAAPPPAAVTKPTKLEVLNLGLFTSGMCRPQSEENKRMTSGVMAALDIAHPTNTAISSAPRSQHGKDGGCDIPAPFPNLLPHRPPLLVFPPSPVTCSPASDESPLTPLEVKKLPVFETNLNYSAGPDSPLSPQYVRQRADSSPSLTVLMPEKKATPPLTPPLPLSTTSGPPPPYRPPSHFPFPPDAGFLTLTRTASVTQSDSSKAITSQRPSVEPLGKPPPYSPGKMCRPEPRRAHSCSSSPLLFNPANGRPLTSPLDELNTLFSTGRSLLRKSSMGRKKRDGGFNSNINLPGREECGSAPSSPSLQLQDKNANNHAVHSSSHAPIENGNQISNGSLEDDRHVKSNMSTSSLQRHMDSHHMQAFQRLRLTNGDAGTTLRELLQWRQAHCEGRKGWKHRPPPQSPPVPPALLRSSRKNSP, encoded by the exons TGCTGCGTCTCCTGAAGGAAGGAGCCGATCCCAACGCTCCCATCTCCTCTGGAGGATCTTTGTTACACTTG TGCGCTCGTCACGACAACGTGCTGGCGGCGGAGGTGCTGATAGAGCGGGGTTTGAACGTCAACCTGCAGGACGAAGACCTGTGGACGGCGCTGCATGTAGCATGTGTGTGCGACCACGCCGACATGGTGCTGCTTTTTCTTCTG GCCGGGGTGAACTCGTTGCTGCAGGATGTTGACGGGAACGTTCCTCTGGACTACGCCCCTGAGGGAACAGAGAGCCGCTATATTCTGCAAAAACACCTGGAGGAAAACG GTGTGGATGTGTCTTCTATGCGCACCATGAGGACACAGAGGCCCAATACTATGCTATCTGACATTAGACAGCTTGTAGCTGCAGGGGCAGACCTCAATCAGCCCAATGACGACGGGGTCACCTTG CTTCACATAGCAAGTGCCAGTGGCTATCGGGACGTTGTGGCTGTGCTGTTGGAGAACGGGGCAGATCCTCATCCTGTGGCCCACAACTTTTGGACACCTCTCCACCTGGCAGCTAAATATGGGCAG ACGAGCATCGTTAGTCAACTCCTGAGGCATGGAGCCAATCCTACACTGTTAAACTGCAACCAAGACAAGCCCTCAG GCGTTGCCGCATCAGAGCACATAGCTGATTTACTGCTGAGCGGTGAAGCCTGCTGGCTGCAAAGGCTGAAGGACCCCTCCACCCCTCTGCTCTCCACGGACCAACACTATGATGGTGGATCACATGACCTCAAAGCCCCTGTGAAAAACCT GAATCCTCTGGGCATCCCAATCTCGAAACGGGACAGCATGCTAGAGAAGTGGGCCATGTTTCGAGAAGCGGGCGGGGCACTCAGCCGGCAGCCGTCGCTGGATAACATCCTGGATGGCCCGTTCAGCTCAGGAACAACCAAACTGGAACAG GTGAAGCTGATGCCTCCAGCACCCAACGATGACCTGGCGTCCCTCAGCGAGCTAACCGACCGCAGCCTGCTCTACGAGATGCAGAAGCGTTTTGGCAACGACCAAATATAT ACTTACATTGGACACATTCTTTTGCTGGTCAACCCAAACAAAGAGCTGCCCATCTACTCCACTTTG GTGAGTCAGTTGTACCTGAGCTCCACGGGCCGCCTATGCTCCTCTCTTCCCCCTCACATCTTTTCCTCGACGGAGCGAGCTTACCACATGATGCTCCAGGAGAGACGACCCCAATGTTTCATCCTGAG TGGCGAAAGTGGTTCAGGGAAAACGGAGGCCTGTAAGCACATCGTGCGACACCTGACAGCCAGATCCAGCCCTAAAGGCTTCGCGTTGGAATCCAGAATGAAACAC GTGAATTGTATTCTGGAGGCTTTGGGGCACGCAAGGACAGAGAAGAACAACAACTCCAGTCGTTTTATCAAGCTGTTGACCATCCAGTATTGTGAGAAGAGGAGAACGCTGCTTAGAG CACGCGTGTACACGTACATGCTAGAGAAGTCTCGAGTGGTCCAGTGTCCTCTTCACCAACACAACTTCAACATCTTCTACCTGATGGCCGAGGGCCTGTCACCTGAAGAGAAGAGCCCACTTTACCTCAGTAACATCTTGGCTCATAA GTATCTTAGTGGAGGACTACCCAGGGGGAGCCCTCCTGTGGCTCCAGCATCTCCGGAAAGCAGGGAGCGTCTTGCCGCTCTTAAGCAAGCCTTTCAAGCTGTGGGCTTCAACAAGCAG GAAGTGGATTCCGTGTTCATGTTGCTCTCCGCCGTGCTCCATATCGGGGATCTGCGTTTCACTGCGCTGACAGACGCCAATAGCGCCTTCCCTTCTGACCTGCAGCTGCTTGAGAGAg TGGCCGGAATGCTGCAGGTGTCTTGCAGTGACTTAAGCAGCGCCCTCACCTCTGATGTTCAGTACTTTAAAG GTGATGTGATCACACGACGCCACACGGTGGAAATGGCCCAGCAGTACAGGGACCAACTGGCCAAGGCCATCTACGGACGACTCTTCAGCTACCTGGTCAACTGCATCAACGACTACCTGCAAGGACACGACGACAGTGTTTG TGACCCTGCCTTTGAAATTGCAATCCTGGATGTCTTTGGTTTTGAAGAATTTCAGAGGAATAGATATGAACAG CTGTGTGTCAACATGACCAACGAGCGGCTGAGGCGCTACGTCTCCGAGGTGCTATTCCAGCAGGAGCAGGCTGAGTGTCTACAGGAGGGCATCGCCATGGAGACCTCGCCATCCCCCAGCAACCGTCCATCTACTCTGGACTTTTTTCTCCAG AAGCCTCAAGGACTGCTCAGCGTATTGGACGAGGAGAGTCAGAGTCTTTGGCCGACGGAGCAGAACCTCTACAAGAGGCTTTCCGGCCAGCTGGAGTCCAACCCGACGCACGGCCTCTCCTTCACCACCAAAGATGGCAACGGAAACCCCCCGCCCAAAGATCAAGGCCCCACCTTTACTGTCCGCCATTATACAGGACAG ATTGCCTATGACCTCACAGGATCGCTCATAAAAAACAAGGACTCCCTTCCTCAGAACATCTTGTTTACGATGAAGT CCAGCGAGAGCGTGTTGCTGCGGCAGCTCTTCCTAGCCAAGTTGACTCAGACCGGTTCTCTGGTCCCAGCGACCCGGGGCCGGGTCGGGCTCAGGGGGTCCAAAGCTTCTCTGCTGATCAACAgtacaccaccaccaccaccacctaaCCTGGCCAGCACGCCTCCCCAACCCCACCGGCGGTACCATGACCTCACCAAG ATCTTGAAGAAGAAAGGCTCCAGCTCCTTCCTTCAACGATTAGAGCGCTGCGGTCCCTTCACAGTGGCGGTCCAGCTGAGG AACTCACTGTCGGAGGTGATCAACAAGCTGCAGGCTTCCACGGCCCATTTTGTGGAATGTCTGCGCCCCAATGCCAGCGGTCAGGCTGACACCTTCGACAGCTCCCACGTGTCTGCCCAGTTGCGCCATGTCGCCGTGCTCGACATGGTGCGCTCTATCCGTTACGGCTACCCCGTTCGCCTGTCCTTTCCTGGATTCCTCAGCAG ATACAAAGATCTCGTTGTGCCAACGCTGGGCGACAAGAGGAAATTGTCAGCGGAGGAGAAGTGTCGCTGTGTACTGCAACAGACCAAACTGCAGGGATGGCAG aTGGGCAGCAGTAAAGTGTTTCTCAAGTACTGGCAGGCAGACCAGCTCAACGACCGCTGCTACCAGCTGCATAAAAAGATCATCACCTGCCAGAAAG TGGTACGTGGTTGGCTAGTCCGACGACGCGTCCGGCGGCGGTTGTCTTCGCGGCACAAGGACGAGGGCAGCGTGCGTCGCTTCCTACAGGGGGCGGAAGACATGGGGCTACGGACTTACGACTACCTCGTCATACAGAACGCATCTGACATCGCGCGGGAGAGTGACCGCCTGCGCTGCCACGGCAACAGCGGCCTCATCCTCGCCACCGCCCTTGGCAGCAGTCCGCCACTCGGGGAGAGGCCCGACCCTGTTggcaaggaggaggagcaacCGGTTAAAAG GGTTATGGAAAAAGTTGGAAAAGTCCACGAAGGTGCTGGGAACGGGGGAAGTCGAGTCATTCGGCACTTTCGATCCAGCTCGGTGCCACTCCCCCTGGCTATGGAGAATACAACACACTCCACCAGCGGCCCGGCAGTCAAACCAGCGCTGCAGCAAGTAGCTCACACCAACATGGACAATATCGGTTGTTGTGCCACTTCCTCGCCTCGTAAGCAACCTCCCCCCAAACCAAAAAGGGACCCCAACACGCGCCTGAGCGCGTCGTACGAGGTGGTTAGTGCCGGTTTGGTGATGGCGGTCAAGGAGAGTCCCACTCCAGAAGGCTACGCTTCACCAGCTGGGAGTCCCCCCAAATCCCAGCTGTCTCCAACAGACCCCGCAG GTTctaagccccgcccccacaGCGATGACTACACCACCATGAGGAAGGTGCCCCCGCCCAAGCCTAAGCGCAGTCCCAACACCAAGCTGACGGGCTCGTACGAGGAGATCAACGCCGTGGCGCCCCTCCTCCACCAGCTTCGCCCCGCTGACGTCAAGACAGCGCTGCTGTCGCGCACCAGCGGCATGATGCAGAAAGCGGCCTCCCTAGATGCCCCACAGGGCTTTGCGCTAAGTCCCTACCAGGTCCAGGACGAAGAGGACATCTACATTGAGATGCTTGGCTCTCACCCCCGAGCTCGGAGCCTCCAAGAGCCACCCGATAGTCCGGAAGAAGCGGATTCAGAGGCCGTCTATGAGGAGATGACCTTTTTTCCTCCCGATGATGCTGCGCCTCCACCCGCCGCTGTAACCAAACCAACCAAGCTGGAGGTTCTCAACTTGGGCCTCTTTACATCCGGCATGTGTCGCCCTCaaagtgaggagaataaaCGAATGACGTCAGGGGTGATGGCAGCTCTGGACATCGCTCACCCAACTAACACGGCGATCAGCAGCGCTCCCAGGAGTCAGCATGGGAAAGATGGCGGCTGTGACATTCCGGCCCCCTTTCCCAACTTGCTCCCGCATCGACCACCGCTCCTGGTGTTCCCGCCATCTCCCGTCACCTGCTCCCCTGCTTCAGACGAGTCTCCCCTCACTCCTTTAGAGGTCAAGAAGCTCCCAGTGTTTGAGACCAATCTCAACTATTCTGCAGGTCCGGACAGCCCACTGTCACCTCAATATGTGCGCCAGCGGGCCGACTCCTCCCCAAGCCTCACCGTCCTAATGCCGGAGAAGAAGGCTACCCCTCCACTAACCCCGCCACTTCCTCTTTCTACCACAAGTGGTCCACCTCCTCCATATAGACCACCTTCACACTTCCCCTTCCCACCTGACGCCGGCTTCCTCACGCTGACGCGGACCGCTTCTGTCACCCAATCAGACTCCTCCAAGGCCATAACGTCACAAAGACCAAGTGTGGAACCACTGGGCAAGCCGCCTCCTTACTCCCCGGGGAAGATGTGCCGCCCGGAACCTCGAAGGGCTCACTCCTGCTCCTCATCGCCCTTGTTGTTCAACCCGGCCAATGGAAGACCCCTCACCAGCCCCCTAGATGAGCTCAACACCTTGTTCAGCACAGGACGCAGCCTGTTGAGGAAGTCCTCAATGGGACGCAAGAAGCGAGATGGAG GTTTTAACTCCAACATCAATTTACCTGGCCGGGAAGAGTGTGGCTCCGCCCCATCCTCGCCATCACTGCAGCTACAGGACAAGAACGCCAACAATCATGCAGTTCACTCATCAAGCCACGCCCCTATTGAGAACGGCAACCAGATCTCCAATG GTTCACTGGAGGATGACCGTCACGTCAAGTCAAACATGTCCACATCTTCTCTGCAAAGGCACATGGATAGTCACCATATGcag
- the myo16 gene encoding unconventional myosin-XVI isoform X4: MSHYHFIKCCCFQLCNAFRQNMEIDQCLLESLPIGQRQRLVKRMRCDQIRAYYEREKSLQQRQQGGIKVRALPTAQRKKQQVRFSLADILQDAIIRHDDKEVLRLLKEGADPNAPISSGGSLLHLCARHDNVLAAEVLIERGLNVNLQDEDLWTALHVACVCDHADMVLLFLLAGVNSLLQDVDGNVPLDYAPEGTESRYILQKHLEENGVDVSSMRTMRTQRPNTMLSDIRQLVAAGADLNQPNDDGVTLLHIASASGYRDVVAVLLENGADPHPVAHNFWTPLHLAAKYGQTSIVSQLLRHGANPTLLNCNQDKPSGVAASEHIADLLLSGEACWLQRLKDPSTPLLSTDQHYDGGSHDLKAPVKNLNPLGIPISKRDSMLEKWAMFREAGGALSRQPSLDNILDGPFSSGTTKLEQVKLMPPAPNDDLASLSELTDRSLLYEMQKRFGNDQIYTYIGHILLLVNPNKELPIYSTLVSQLYLSSTGRLCSSLPPHIFSSTERAYHMMLQERRPQCFILSGESGSGKTEACKHIVRHLTARSSPKGFALESRMKHVNCILEALGHARTEKNNNSSRFIKLLTIQYCEKRRTLLRARVYTYMLEKSRVVQCPLHQHNFNIFYLMAEGLSPEEKSPLYLSNILAHKYLSGGLPRGSPPVAPASPESRERLAALKQAFQAVGFNKQEVDSVFMLLSAVLHIGDLRFTALTDANSAFPSDLQLLERVAGMLQVSCSDLSSALTSDVQYFKGDVITRRHTVEMAQQYRDQLAKAIYGRLFSYLVNCINDYLQGHDDSVCDPAFEIAILDVFGFEEFQRNRYEQLCVNMTNERLRRYVSEVLFQQEQAECLQEGIAMETSPSPSNRPSTLDFFLQKPQGLLSVLDEESQSLWPTEQNLYKRLSGQLESNPTHGLSFTTKDGNGNPPPKDQGPTFTVRHYTGQIAYDLTGSLIKNKDSLPQNILFTMKSSESVLLRQLFLAKLTQTGSLVPATRGRVGLRGSKASLLINSTPPPPPPNLASTPPQPHRRYHDLTKILKKKGSSSFLQRLERCGPFTVAVQLRNSLSEVINKLQASTAHFVECLRPNASGQADTFDSSHVSAQLRHVAVLDMVRSIRYGYPVRLSFPGFLSRYKDLVVPTLGDKRKLSAEEKCRCVLQQTKLQGWQMGSSKVFLKYWQADQLNDRCYQLHKKIITCQKVVRGWLVRRRVRRRLSSRHKDEGSVRRFLQGAEDMGLRTYDYLVIQNASDIARESDRLRCHGNSGLILATALGSSPPLGERPDPVGKEEEQPVKRVMEKVGKVHEGAGNGGSRVIRHFRSSSVPLPLAMENTTHSTSGPAVKPALQQVAHTNMDNIGCCATSSPRKQPPPKPKRDPNTRLSASYEVVSAGLVMAVKESPTPEGYASPAGSPPKSQLSPTDPAGSKPRPHSDDYTTMRKVPPPKPKRSPNTKLTGSYEEINAVAPLLHQLRPADVKTALLSRTSGMMQKAASLDAPQGFALSPYQVQDEEDIYIEMLGSHPRARSLQEPPDSPEEADSEAVYEEMTFFPPDDAAPPPAAVTKPTKLEVLNLGLFTSGMCRPQSEENKRMTSGVMAALDIAHPTNTAISSAPRSQHGKDGGCDIPAPFPNLLPHRPPLLVFPPSPVTCSPASDESPLTPLEVKKLPVFETNLNYSAGPDSPLSPQYVRQRADSSPSLTVLMPEKKATPPLTPPLPLSTTSGPPPPYRPPSHFPFPPDAGFLTLTRTASVTQSDSSKAITSQRPSVEPLGKPPPYSPGKMCRPEPRRAHSCSSSPLLFNPANGRPLTSPLDELNTLFSTGRSLLRKSSMGRKKRDGGFNSNINLPGREECGSAPSSPSLQLQDKNANNHAVHSSSHAPIENGNQISNGSLEDDRHVKSNMSTSSLQRHMDSHHMQAFQRLRLTNGDAGTTLRELLQWRQAHCEGRKGWKHRPPPQSPPVPPALLRSSRKNSP, encoded by the exons TGCTGCGTCTCCTGAAGGAAGGAGCCGATCCCAACGCTCCCATCTCCTCTGGAGGATCTTTGTTACACTTG TGCGCTCGTCACGACAACGTGCTGGCGGCGGAGGTGCTGATAGAGCGGGGTTTGAACGTCAACCTGCAGGACGAAGACCTGTGGACGGCGCTGCATGTAGCATGTGTGTGCGACCACGCCGACATGGTGCTGCTTTTTCTTCTG GCCGGGGTGAACTCGTTGCTGCAGGATGTTGACGGGAACGTTCCTCTGGACTACGCCCCTGAGGGAACAGAGAGCCGCTATATTCTGCAAAAACACCTGGAGGAAAACG GTGTGGATGTGTCTTCTATGCGCACCATGAGGACACAGAGGCCCAATACTATGCTATCTGACATTAGACAGCTTGTAGCTGCAGGGGCAGACCTCAATCAGCCCAATGACGACGGGGTCACCTTG CTTCACATAGCAAGTGCCAGTGGCTATCGGGACGTTGTGGCTGTGCTGTTGGAGAACGGGGCAGATCCTCATCCTGTGGCCCACAACTTTTGGACACCTCTCCACCTGGCAGCTAAATATGGGCAG ACGAGCATCGTTAGTCAACTCCTGAGGCATGGAGCCAATCCTACACTGTTAAACTGCAACCAAGACAAGCCCTCAG GCGTTGCCGCATCAGAGCACATAGCTGATTTACTGCTGAGCGGTGAAGCCTGCTGGCTGCAAAGGCTGAAGGACCCCTCCACCCCTCTGCTCTCCACGGACCAACACTATGATGGTGGATCACATGACCTCAAAGCCCCTGTGAAAAACCT GAATCCTCTGGGCATCCCAATCTCGAAACGGGACAGCATGCTAGAGAAGTGGGCCATGTTTCGAGAAGCGGGCGGGGCACTCAGCCGGCAGCCGTCGCTGGATAACATCCTGGATGGCCCGTTCAGCTCAGGAACAACCAAACTGGAACAG GTGAAGCTGATGCCTCCAGCACCCAACGATGACCTGGCGTCCCTCAGCGAGCTAACCGACCGCAGCCTGCTCTACGAGATGCAGAAGCGTTTTGGCAACGACCAAATATAT ACTTACATTGGACACATTCTTTTGCTGGTCAACCCAAACAAAGAGCTGCCCATCTACTCCACTTTG GTGAGTCAGTTGTACCTGAGCTCCACGGGCCGCCTATGCTCCTCTCTTCCCCCTCACATCTTTTCCTCGACGGAGCGAGCTTACCACATGATGCTCCAGGAGAGACGACCCCAATGTTTCATCCTGAG TGGCGAAAGTGGTTCAGGGAAAACGGAGGCCTGTAAGCACATCGTGCGACACCTGACAGCCAGATCCAGCCCTAAAGGCTTCGCGTTGGAATCCAGAATGAAACAC GTGAATTGTATTCTGGAGGCTTTGGGGCACGCAAGGACAGAGAAGAACAACAACTCCAGTCGTTTTATCAAGCTGTTGACCATCCAGTATTGTGAGAAGAGGAGAACGCTGCTTAGAG CACGCGTGTACACGTACATGCTAGAGAAGTCTCGAGTGGTCCAGTGTCCTCTTCACCAACACAACTTCAACATCTTCTACCTGATGGCCGAGGGCCTGTCACCTGAAGAGAAGAGCCCACTTTACCTCAGTAACATCTTGGCTCATAA GTATCTTAGTGGAGGACTACCCAGGGGGAGCCCTCCTGTGGCTCCAGCATCTCCGGAAAGCAGGGAGCGTCTTGCCGCTCTTAAGCAAGCCTTTCAAGCTGTGGGCTTCAACAAGCAG GAAGTGGATTCCGTGTTCATGTTGCTCTCCGCCGTGCTCCATATCGGGGATCTGCGTTTCACTGCGCTGACAGACGCCAATAGCGCCTTCCCTTCTGACCTGCAGCTGCTTGAGAGAg TGGCCGGAATGCTGCAGGTGTCTTGCAGTGACTTAAGCAGCGCCCTCACCTCTGATGTTCAGTACTTTAAAG GTGATGTGATCACACGACGCCACACGGTGGAAATGGCCCAGCAGTACAGGGACCAACTGGCCAAGGCCATCTACGGACGACTCTTCAGCTACCTGGTCAACTGCATCAACGACTACCTGCAAGGACACGACGACAGTGTTTG TGACCCTGCCTTTGAAATTGCAATCCTGGATGTCTTTGGTTTTGAAGAATTTCAGAGGAATAGATATGAACAG CTGTGTGTCAACATGACCAACGAGCGGCTGAGGCGCTACGTCTCCGAGGTGCTATTCCAGCAGGAGCAGGCTGAGTGTCTACAGGAGGGCATCGCCATGGAGACCTCGCCATCCCCCAGCAACCGTCCATCTACTCTGGACTTTTTTCTCCAG AAGCCTCAAGGACTGCTCAGCGTATTGGACGAGGAGAGTCAGAGTCTTTGGCCGACGGAGCAGAACCTCTACAAGAGGCTTTCCGGCCAGCTGGAGTCCAACCCGACGCACGGCCTCTCCTTCACCACCAAAGATGGCAACGGAAACCCCCCGCCCAAAGATCAAGGCCCCACCTTTACTGTCCGCCATTATACAGGACAG ATTGCCTATGACCTCACAGGATCGCTCATAAAAAACAAGGACTCCCTTCCTCAGAACATCTTGTTTACGATGAAGT CCAGCGAGAGCGTGTTGCTGCGGCAGCTCTTCCTAGCCAAGTTGACTCAGACCGGTTCTCTGGTCCCAGCGACCCGGGGCCGGGTCGGGCTCAGGGGGTCCAAAGCTTCTCTGCTGATCAACAgtacaccaccaccaccaccacctaaCCTGGCCAGCACGCCTCCCCAACCCCACCGGCGGTACCATGACCTCACCAAG ATCTTGAAGAAGAAAGGCTCCAGCTCCTTCCTTCAACGATTAGAGCGCTGCGGTCCCTTCACAGTGGCGGTCCAGCTGAGG AACTCACTGTCGGAGGTGATCAACAAGCTGCAGGCTTCCACGGCCCATTTTGTGGAATGTCTGCGCCCCAATGCCAGCGGTCAGGCTGACACCTTCGACAGCTCCCACGTGTCTGCCCAGTTGCGCCATGTCGCCGTGCTCGACATGGTGCGCTCTATCCGTTACGGCTACCCCGTTCGCCTGTCCTTTCCTGGATTCCTCAGCAG ATACAAAGATCTCGTTGTGCCAACGCTGGGCGACAAGAGGAAATTGTCAGCGGAGGAGAAGTGTCGCTGTGTACTGCAACAGACCAAACTGCAGGGATGGCAG aTGGGCAGCAGTAAAGTGTTTCTCAAGTACTGGCAGGCAGACCAGCTCAACGACCGCTGCTACCAGCTGCATAAAAAGATCATCACCTGCCAGAAAG TGGTACGTGGTTGGCTAGTCCGACGACGCGTCCGGCGGCGGTTGTCTTCGCGGCACAAGGACGAGGGCAGCGTGCGTCGCTTCCTACAGGGGGCGGAAGACATGGGGCTACGGACTTACGACTACCTCGTCATACAGAACGCATCTGACATCGCGCGGGAGAGTGACCGCCTGCGCTGCCACGGCAACAGCGGCCTCATCCTCGCCACCGCCCTTGGCAGCAGTCCGCCACTCGGGGAGAGGCCCGACCCTGTTggcaaggaggaggagcaacCGGTTAAAAG GGTTATGGAAAAAGTTGGAAAAGTCCACGAAGGTGCTGGGAACGGGGGAAGTCGAGTCATTCGGCACTTTCGATCCAGCTCGGTGCCACTCCCCCTGGCTATGGAGAATACAACACACTCCACCAGCGGCCCGGCAGTCAAACCAGCGCTGCAGCAAGTAGCTCACACCAACATGGACAATATCGGTTGTTGTGCCACTTCCTCGCCTCGTAAGCAACCTCCCCCCAAACCAAAAAGGGACCCCAACACGCGCCTGAGCGCGTCGTACGAGGTGGTTAGTGCCGGTTTGGTGATGGCGGTCAAGGAGAGTCCCACTCCAGAAGGCTACGCTTCACCAGCTGGGAGTCCCCCCAAATCCCAGCTGTCTCCAACAGACCCCGCAG GTTctaagccccgcccccacaGCGATGACTACACCACCATGAGGAAGGTGCCCCCGCCCAAGCCTAAGCGCAGTCCCAACACCAAGCTGACGGGCTCGTACGAGGAGATCAACGCCGTGGCGCCCCTCCTCCACCAGCTTCGCCCCGCTGACGTCAAGACAGCGCTGCTGTCGCGCACCAGCGGCATGATGCAGAAAGCGGCCTCCCTAGATGCCCCACAGGGCTTTGCGCTAAGTCCCTACCAGGTCCAGGACGAAGAGGACATCTACATTGAGATGCTTGGCTCTCACCCCCGAGCTCGGAGCCTCCAAGAGCCACCCGATAGTCCGGAAGAAGCGGATTCAGAGGCCGTCTATGAGGAGATGACCTTTTTTCCTCCCGATGATGCTGCGCCTCCACCCGCCGCTGTAACCAAACCAACCAAGCTGGAGGTTCTCAACTTGGGCCTCTTTACATCCGGCATGTGTCGCCCTCaaagtgaggagaataaaCGAATGACGTCAGGGGTGATGGCAGCTCTGGACATCGCTCACCCAACTAACACGGCGATCAGCAGCGCTCCCAGGAGTCAGCATGGGAAAGATGGCGGCTGTGACATTCCGGCCCCCTTTCCCAACTTGCTCCCGCATCGACCACCGCTCCTGGTGTTCCCGCCATCTCCCGTCACCTGCTCCCCTGCTTCAGACGAGTCTCCCCTCACTCCTTTAGAGGTCAAGAAGCTCCCAGTGTTTGAGACCAATCTCAACTATTCTGCAGGTCCGGACAGCCCACTGTCACCTCAATATGTGCGCCAGCGGGCCGACTCCTCCCCAAGCCTCACCGTCCTAATGCCGGAGAAGAAGGCTACCCCTCCACTAACCCCGCCACTTCCTCTTTCTACCACAAGTGGTCCACCTCCTCCATATAGACCACCTTCACACTTCCCCTTCCCACCTGACGCCGGCTTCCTCACGCTGACGCGGACCGCTTCTGTCACCCAATCAGACTCCTCCAAGGCCATAACGTCACAAAGACCAAGTGTGGAACCACTGGGCAAGCCGCCTCCTTACTCCCCGGGGAAGATGTGCCGCCCGGAACCTCGAAGGGCTCACTCCTGCTCCTCATCGCCCTTGTTGTTCAACCCGGCCAATGGAAGACCCCTCACCAGCCCCCTAGATGAGCTCAACACCTTGTTCAGCACAGGACGCAGCCTGTTGAGGAAGTCCTCAATGGGACGCAAGAAGCGAGATGGAG GTTTTAACTCCAACATCAATTTACCTGGCCGGGAAGAGTGTGGCTCCGCCCCATCCTCGCCATCACTGCAGCTACAGGACAAGAACGCCAACAATCATGCAGTTCACTCATCAAGCCACGCCCCTATTGAGAACGGCAACCAGATCTCCAATG GTTCACTGGAGGATGACCGTCACGTCAAGTCAAACATGTCCACATCTTCTCTGCAAAGGCACATGGATAGTCACCATATGcag